In Achromobacter xylosoxidans A8, a single window of DNA contains:
- a CDS encoding LytR/AlgR family response regulator transcription factor, producing MLRVLVIDDEAPARRYLRRLLEASGDVLVAGEAATLEQARALIREHRPDALFLDIELTAGTGFDLLNELDAPPAVVFVTAHSDYAARAFDVQAADYLLKPVRPDRLEQTLARLRPRASGHLTLRTRNGTRLIKVQELTLAQAQGDYVLLCSASHANELMHITFKRLAAQLPCPPFCALSRSVIMNLEHVSHLSQLPGAQTEVAFNNGVASVVLGRVATQRLRRAVAMR from the coding sequence ATGCTGCGCGTGCTTGTCATCGACGATGAAGCCCCGGCGCGGCGCTACTTGCGCCGGCTGCTCGAAGCCTCGGGCGACGTCCTGGTCGCAGGCGAAGCTGCCACCCTTGAACAGGCGCGGGCCCTGATCCGCGAGCATCGTCCCGATGCCCTGTTCCTCGACATCGAACTGACTGCCGGCACCGGCTTCGATCTGCTGAACGAACTGGACGCCCCGCCCGCCGTCGTCTTCGTCACGGCGCACAGCGATTACGCGGCCCGCGCCTTCGACGTCCAGGCCGCCGATTATCTGCTCAAGCCCGTGCGGCCGGACCGGCTCGAACAGACGCTGGCAAGGCTGCGCCCGCGCGCCAGCGGCCACCTGACGCTGCGCACGCGTAACGGCACCAGGCTCATCAAGGTCCAGGAACTGACCTTGGCACAGGCCCAGGGCGACTACGTGCTGCTTTGCAGCGCCAGCCATGCGAACGAGCTGATGCATATCACCTTCAAGCGCCTGGCGGCCCAGTTGCCCTGCCCCCCCTTCTGCGCCCTGTCCCGGTCCGTCATCATGAATCTGGAGCATGTCTCCCATCTATCGCAGCTTCCCGGCGCCCAGACTGAGGTGGCGTTCAACAACGGTGTCGCTTCCGTCGTATTGGGCCGGGTCGCCACGCAGCGGCTGCGGCGCGCGGTGGCAATGCGCTGA
- a CDS encoding sensor histidine kinase, with protein sequence MKFIPISQGLSPGESSLGFWRAQTLGWLFLAVVGFFIRLAIFANANAAFWLTVALEPLAYILTSAAAVLHGRRAGKGDPPLLVLVCAVLFCLTASALLASIAYGIHGLFLPGTIRVLPGNQYRLGFLYYMGMLSIWTLIYFGVSAELSARTERLSKMKAETRSLKLELEHLQMQIEPHFLFNSLNTIVAEIAERPAIAEEMTRSLAEYLRYSLDRRGRGLPRLEEEIEAAEAYVRIQALRFDKQLELRCQIDPATLDVCLPHMTLQGLVENAIKHGMRSEHGHFPIGIRTRLQGEELLIEVENPGRLHAPFDLAQGGSGLGNLCRRLALRYPDRHEFLLEQRGERTVAQIRLRGAPEPA encoded by the coding sequence ATGAAGTTCATTCCCATCAGCCAGGGCTTGAGTCCGGGCGAGTCGTCGCTCGGCTTCTGGCGGGCGCAGACCTTGGGGTGGCTGTTTCTGGCGGTGGTGGGCTTTTTCATCCGGCTGGCGATATTCGCCAATGCCAATGCGGCCTTCTGGCTGACGGTGGCGCTGGAGCCGCTGGCATACATCCTGACCAGCGCGGCGGCCGTGCTGCATGGCCGCCGTGCGGGCAAGGGCGATCCGCCTCTGTTGGTGCTGGTCTGCGCGGTACTGTTCTGCCTGACCGCCTCGGCCCTGCTGGCGTCGATCGCCTACGGCATTCACGGCCTATTCCTGCCCGGCACGATCCGGGTGCTGCCGGGTAACCAATACCGGCTGGGTTTTCTCTACTACATGGGCATGCTCTCGATCTGGACGCTGATCTATTTCGGCGTCTCGGCCGAGCTGAGCGCGCGCACCGAGCGCCTGTCGAAGATGAAGGCGGAAACGCGCTCTCTGAAGCTGGAACTCGAACATCTGCAAATGCAGATCGAACCGCACTTCCTGTTCAACTCGCTCAACACCATCGTGGCCGAGATCGCCGAACGTCCCGCTATTGCGGAGGAAATGACTCGCAGCCTGGCTGAGTACCTGCGCTATTCGCTGGACCGGCGCGGACGCGGCCTGCCCAGGTTGGAAGAGGAGATCGAGGCCGCCGAGGCTTACGTGCGCATACAGGCGCTGCGTTTCGACAAGCAACTGGAACTGCGCTGCCAGATCGATCCGGCCACGCTGGACGTCTGCCTACCGCACATGACGCTGCAGGGGCTGGTGGAAAACGCGATCAAGCATGGCATGCGTTCGGAACATGGGCATTTCCCGATCGGCATACGCACGCGCTTGCAGGGCGAGGAATTGCTCATTGAAGTGGAAAATCCCGGCCGGTTGCATGCGCCTTTCGATCTGGCCCAAGGCGGGAGCGGGCTGGGGAATCTGTGCCGACGCCTGGCGCTGAGGTATCCGGACAGGCACGAATTCCTGCTGGAGCAGCGGGGGGAAAGAACCGTCGCACAGATCCGGCTGCGCGGCGCTCCCGAGCCGGCGTAG
- a CDS encoding gamma-glutamyltransferase family protein, with protein sequence MPISNDPFWQLPYPSQRMPVLADNVVSTSQPLASSAGLQMYARGGNAIDAALATAIALTVVEPCMNGIGGDMFAIVWHNGRLHGLNASGRAPAAWETARFAHLDGMDPIGWGSVTVPGAVSGWRAIWEKFGSLPFEDLFEPAIRYARDGYLVSPTVHRQWQKQVPRLSGQPGFAESFAPGGRAPLPGERFRSPGQAATLESIACSKGESFYRGELAAAIAAHARNTGGYITEADMASHTADWVEPIGMRYRDLELFEIGPNGQGIGALMALGMLEHFDLAACGRDSGRALHLQIEAMRLAFADLYEHVGDPAHMKVSSAQLLDPAYLAERAKLIDPGRAGGPRPGNPHSGGTVYLTAADRHGTMVSFIQSNFKGFGSGVVVPGTGIAMQNRGWGFSTKAGHPNVVAPGKRPFHTIIPGFLMKGGQPLMSFGLMGGSMQAQGHLQVTSRLADFGQNPQAASDAPRWRIKDDNVGVAVEWNCPPEAIEQLRAFGHKVDVAPRFDLEFGSAQMAMRLEQGGYLAASDHRKDGYPTGY encoded by the coding sequence ATGCCCATATCCAACGATCCCTTCTGGCAGCTTCCCTACCCATCGCAACGCATGCCGGTGCTGGCGGACAACGTAGTCAGCACGTCGCAGCCCTTGGCCAGCTCAGCCGGCCTGCAGATGTACGCGCGCGGCGGCAACGCGATCGATGCGGCGCTGGCTACCGCCATTGCGCTGACGGTCGTGGAGCCGTGCATGAACGGCATAGGCGGCGACATGTTTGCGATCGTCTGGCATAACGGTCGCCTGCATGGGCTGAACGCTTCCGGGCGCGCGCCAGCCGCCTGGGAGACGGCCAGGTTCGCGCATCTGGACGGCATGGATCCTATCGGCTGGGGCAGCGTGACGGTGCCCGGCGCCGTATCCGGCTGGCGCGCGATCTGGGAGAAATTCGGTTCGCTGCCGTTCGAGGACCTGTTCGAGCCCGCCATACGCTATGCGCGGGACGGCTACCTGGTCTCACCCACGGTGCATCGCCAGTGGCAGAAACAAGTGCCGCGCCTGAGCGGGCAGCCGGGCTTCGCCGAGTCCTTTGCGCCAGGCGGCCGCGCGCCCTTGCCGGGAGAGCGCTTTCGCAGTCCGGGCCAGGCCGCCACGCTGGAGAGCATCGCCTGCAGCAAGGGCGAAAGCTTCTACCGCGGCGAACTGGCCGCGGCGATAGCCGCCCATGCGCGCAACACGGGCGGCTACATCACCGAGGCCGACATGGCGAGCCATACGGCCGATTGGGTAGAGCCGATAGGCATGCGCTACCGCGACCTGGAACTGTTCGAGATCGGTCCCAATGGCCAGGGTATCGGCGCATTGATGGCCCTGGGCATGTTGGAGCACTTCGACCTGGCGGCCTGCGGCCGCGACAGCGGCCGCGCGCTGCACTTGCAGATCGAAGCCATGCGGCTGGCCTTCGCCGACCTGTACGAGCACGTCGGGGATCCGGCCCACATGAAAGTGTCCAGTGCACAGCTGCTGGATCCCGCCTATCTGGCCGAAAGAGCCAAGCTGATAGATCCGGGCCGGGCGGGCGGCCCGCGGCCCGGCAATCCGCACAGCGGCGGTACGGTGTATCTGACCGCCGCCGACAGGCATGGCACCATGGTGTCGTTCATCCAGTCCAACTTCAAGGGATTCGGTTCCGGCGTGGTGGTGCCGGGAACGGGCATCGCCATGCAGAACCGGGGCTGGGGCTTTTCCACGAAGGCTGGGCATCCCAATGTGGTGGCGCCGGGCAAGCGGCCGTTCCACACCATCATTCCCGGTTTCTTGATGAAGGGTGGGCAGCCCTTGATGAGCTTTGGCTTGATGGGCGGTTCCATGCAGGCGCAGGGTCATCTTCAAGTCACCAGCCGCCTGGCCGATTTTGGCCAGAACCCGCAGGCTGCCAGCGACGCGCCACGCTGGCGCATCAAGGACGACAACGTGGGTGTGGCGGTGGAATGGAACTGCCCGCCGGAAGCCATCGAGCAACTGCGCGCCTTCGGCCACAAGGTAGACGTGGCGCCGCGTTTCGATCTGGAGTTCGGCAGCGCGCAGATGGCTATGCGGCTGGAGCAAGGGGGGTATCTGGCCGCGTCGGACCATCGCAAGGACGGCTACCCGACAGGCTATTGA
- a CDS encoding fumarylacetoacetate hydrolase family protein: protein MFALTTLDVASRPVACLEIDGSHYPLAACARVLDLPALDASVRDLFEDWPRSLALLELAAARRTALAGHEVAGPVRHLAPLQYPGKVLCAGANYHDHLAEMNVPNAADKSAQRLFFFFKPPRQAVVGEGATVHMPIDCQRLDWEIELALVIGKTARNVSLEDALHHVAAYTVAVDMSARDLNKAPDTFYKLDWVAGKAHDTSCPLGPRLVPATFIPDPMDLGMKLSVNGQLKQDARSSGMVFDIREQLVTLSRIMTLEPGDLVLTGTPAGVGAPQGTFLKIGDEISATIEGIGTLAVQIQASR, encoded by the coding sequence ATGTTTGCATTGACCACTCTCGACGTCGCCTCCCGCCCCGTCGCCTGCCTGGAGATCGATGGCAGCCACTATCCGCTGGCCGCTTGCGCGCGGGTACTGGACCTGCCGGCGCTGGATGCATCCGTGCGGGACCTCTTCGAGGACTGGCCGCGTTCGCTGGCGCTGCTGGAACTGGCGGCCGCGCGCCGCACCGCGCTGGCGGGCCACGAAGTCGCCGGGCCGGTCCGCCACCTGGCGCCGCTGCAGTATCCCGGCAAAGTGCTCTGCGCCGGGGCCAACTACCATGATCACCTGGCGGAAATGAATGTGCCGAATGCCGCGGACAAATCCGCGCAGCGCCTTTTTTTCTTCTTCAAGCCGCCCCGCCAGGCCGTGGTCGGCGAAGGCGCGACGGTACACATGCCCATCGACTGCCAACGCCTGGACTGGGAAATCGAGCTGGCGCTGGTGATAGGCAAGACAGCCAGGAACGTGAGCCTGGAAGACGCGCTCCACCATGTGGCGGCGTACACGGTAGCCGTCGACATGTCGGCGCGTGACCTCAATAAGGCGCCCGACACCTTCTACAAGCTGGATTGGGTGGCAGGCAAGGCGCATGACACCAGCTGTCCGCTCGGCCCCAGGCTGGTGCCCGCAACCTTCATCCCCGACCCCATGGACCTGGGCATGAAGCTCAGCGTCAATGGCCAGCTCAAGCAAGACGCCCGCAGCAGCGGCATGGTCTTCGACATACGCGAACAGCTGGTGACCCTGAGCCGCATCATGACGCTGGAGCCCGGCGATCTAGTGCTGACCGGCACCCCCGCCGGCGTGGGCGCGCCACAAGGCACTTTCCTGAAGATCGGCGACGAAATCAGCGCCACGATCGAGGGCATCGGCACCCTGGCGGTGCAGATTCAGGCATCGCGCTGA
- a CDS encoding LysR family transcriptional regulator, with translation MLSAAHRYFLEVVRAGSIKDAAATLHVAPSAISRQVAKLEDDCGAALFERRPHGMELTRAGEMLADYVRRVAMDAEHVLRDIRSLRRAELTTIRIGSNEAVARNVLPPILGAYRALHPEVAFQVHIASPGVVTQRLRDGSIDLGLAFSLNAGSGIAVRYEIVSPVRAIMVPSHPLARRASVSLDDLRRYPIALTDSGTTVRLLFDNSAAGSDGPPFDVAYSSNSSSVIRAIVEAGHAVTLAGEITLAEPLRSGALVAVALQQAMFAERTLQVQTAGHARLPEATGAFIQHLIEALSASQHRRDS, from the coding sequence ATGCTGAGTGCCGCGCACCGCTATTTCCTCGAAGTCGTACGCGCAGGCAGCATCAAGGACGCCGCCGCAACCTTGCACGTAGCGCCCTCGGCAATCAGCCGGCAAGTCGCCAAACTGGAGGACGACTGTGGCGCTGCCCTGTTCGAGCGCCGCCCGCACGGCATGGAACTGACCCGGGCCGGTGAAATGCTGGCCGACTATGTGCGCCGTGTCGCCATGGATGCCGAACACGTGCTGCGCGATATCCGCAGCCTGCGTCGCGCTGAACTGACCACCATCCGCATAGGGTCCAACGAGGCCGTGGCGCGCAACGTGCTACCGCCCATCCTGGGCGCCTACCGCGCCCTGCACCCCGAGGTCGCGTTCCAGGTGCACATTGCGTCGCCCGGCGTGGTGACGCAACGCCTGCGCGACGGCAGCATCGATCTGGGCCTGGCCTTCAGCCTGAATGCCGGCAGCGGCATCGCAGTGCGCTACGAAATCGTCTCGCCCGTGCGCGCCATCATGGTCCCAAGCCATCCGCTGGCCAGGCGCGCCAGCGTGTCGCTGGACGACCTGCGCCGCTACCCGATCGCGCTGACGGACTCCGGCACCACCGTGCGCCTGCTGTTCGACAATTCAGCAGCCGGAAGCGACGGGCCGCCCTTCGATGTCGCCTATTCCAGCAACTCGTCATCGGTCATCCGCGCCATCGTCGAAGCCGGCCATGCTGTCACGCTGGCTGGCGAAATCACGCTCGCCGAGCCCCTGCGCAGTGGTGCGCTGGTAGCCGTGGCGTTGCAGCAAGCCATGTTCGCCGAACGCACGCTGCAGGTGCAGACTGCCGGCCATGCCCGACTGCCCGAGGCGACGGGCGCATTCATACAGCACCTGATCGAGGCGCTATCCGCAAGCCAGCATCGACGCGATTCTTGA
- a CDS encoding Bug family tripartite tricarboxylate transporter substrate binding protein: MVNVVCKSGRAVTRLQGLGFLKGTFAALALSAAAGAGAADFPQRSLQLILSFPPGGATDVLARELSQKLGDTLGQSVVVLNRPGAGGLIGMQAAARSEADGYTLYISSVMSNSIYEALNGKQQVSLDGDFEAVGAIASAPHILVTPATLGIKDYASLVAYLKAAPGKYNYASMGAGTLSNLEGEIFKEQAGVDALQIPYKGSSQALPEVISGASVFMFDSVTSSLPHKQGGRIDVLGVASAKRLPVMPDVPTLKELGVQGLEAENLFALMAPKGTSKDRLEIVAGALAKAQADAGFRKAIEAQGFQISEIPAQTLPRFILDQQAFWRDKVKALNITAGK; the protein is encoded by the coding sequence ATGGTTAATGTTGTTTGCAAATCGGGCCGCGCCGTCACGCGCCTGCAAGGACTGGGCTTTTTGAAAGGTACCTTTGCCGCGCTTGCGCTGTCGGCGGCGGCGGGAGCGGGGGCGGCGGATTTCCCGCAGCGCTCGCTCCAACTGATCCTGTCATTCCCGCCCGGCGGCGCCACCGACGTTCTGGCGCGCGAGCTAAGCCAGAAGCTGGGAGACACACTGGGCCAGTCCGTGGTGGTGTTGAACCGGCCCGGTGCGGGCGGTTTGATCGGCATGCAGGCAGCCGCGCGTTCCGAGGCCGACGGCTACACGCTGTATATCTCGTCGGTGATGTCCAATTCCATCTACGAGGCCCTCAACGGCAAGCAGCAGGTGTCGCTGGACGGTGATTTCGAGGCGGTGGGCGCGATAGCGAGCGCCCCGCACATCCTGGTCACGCCGGCGACGCTGGGCATCAAGGACTATGCCAGCCTGGTGGCCTATCTGAAGGCGGCGCCGGGCAAGTACAACTACGCGTCGATGGGCGCGGGCACGCTGTCGAACCTGGAGGGCGAGATCTTCAAGGAGCAGGCGGGCGTGGATGCCTTGCAGATCCCGTACAAGGGCAGCAGCCAGGCCTTGCCCGAGGTGATTTCGGGCGCGTCGGTCTTCATGTTCGACAGCGTGACCAGCTCGCTGCCGCACAAGCAGGGTGGCCGCATCGACGTGTTGGGCGTGGCTTCCGCCAAGCGCCTGCCCGTCATGCCCGACGTGCCCACGCTCAAGGAGCTGGGCGTGCAGGGCCTGGAGGCCGAGAACCTGTTCGCGCTGATGGCGCCCAAGGGGACCTCCAAGGACAGGCTGGAAATCGTGGCTGGCGCGCTGGCCAAGGCGCAGGCCGATGCCGGATTCCGCAAGGCCATCGAGGCCCAGGGCTTTCAGATCAGCGAGATCCCGGCCCAGACCCTGCCGCGGTTCATCCTGGACCAGCAGGCATTCTGGCGCGACAAGGTCAAGGCCTTGAACATCACCGCAGGCAAATGA
- a CDS encoding Lrp/AsnC family transcriptional regulator — translation MDEIDTRLIAILRRDARTTLAALASKAGVSRGTVSNRLRKLEDEGVIAGYTLKLRPDSDQGGLRAWMGITVDGNQTRAVLANLLGEPSIEQLHDTNGRWDLLAEIRADSTADLSKVLERVRLIKGIAATETSILLATYR, via the coding sequence ATGGATGAAATCGATACCCGCTTGATCGCCATCCTGCGGCGCGACGCGCGCACGACGCTGGCCGCCCTGGCCAGCAAGGCGGGCGTGTCGCGCGGCACGGTCTCCAACCGCTTGCGCAAGCTGGAAGACGAGGGCGTCATTGCCGGCTACACGCTGAAGCTGCGTCCCGACTCCGATCAGGGCGGCCTGCGCGCCTGGATGGGCATTACCGTGGACGGCAACCAGACGCGCGCCGTGTTGGCCAACCTGCTGGGCGAGCCCAGCATCGAACAACTGCACGACACCAACGGCCGCTGGGACCTGCTGGCCGAAATACGCGCCGACTCCACGGCAGATCTGTCCAAGGTGCTGGAGCGCGTGCGGCTGATCAAAGGCATCGCCGCCACCGAAACCAGCATCCTGCTTGCGACCTACCGCTAA
- a CDS encoding Asp/Glu/hydantoin racemase encodes MNSIRYDAGPYPRARIAFLCVANAGLTEGEMHAMAPEGVGLSFGRVPMATACTVQSLADTEGGLRQALDSLVPGRRDIDVLCYNCTAGSFVIGNDKVRTQLAQTRPGSTATTLLDGVAAALAAVGARRLAIATAYDDAVNALERAYFEGAGHEVVSLQGLALPDDETMNRVSPDYLYEFACTVDRPDADAVFISCGALRSTAVIQRLEETLGKPVIGSNQASMWHCLRLAGIGDRMDGYGRLFREH; translated from the coding sequence ATGAATTCCATCCGCTACGACGCTGGCCCCTACCCCCGGGCGCGCATCGCCTTCCTGTGCGTGGCCAACGCCGGCCTGACCGAAGGGGAAATGCACGCCATGGCGCCCGAGGGCGTGGGCCTGAGCTTCGGCCGCGTGCCGATGGCGACGGCCTGCACCGTGCAAAGTCTGGCCGACACGGAAGGCGGGTTGCGCCAGGCCCTGGACAGCCTGGTTCCGGGACGCCGCGATATCGACGTGCTCTGCTACAACTGCACCGCCGGCAGCTTCGTGATCGGCAACGACAAAGTGCGCACGCAGCTGGCGCAGACTCGGCCCGGCTCGACCGCGACCACGTTGCTGGATGGCGTCGCGGCGGCGCTGGCCGCGGTCGGCGCCCGCCGCCTGGCCATTGCGACCGCGTACGACGACGCGGTCAACGCGCTGGAACGCGCCTACTTCGAAGGCGCGGGCCACGAAGTCGTCTCGCTGCAGGGCCTGGCACTGCCCGATGACGAAACCATGAACCGCGTCTCGCCCGACTATCTGTACGAATTCGCCTGCACCGTGGACCGGCCCGATGCGGACGCCGTCTTCATCAGCTGCGGCGCGCTGCGCTCCACCGCCGTCATCCAACGCCTGGAAGAAACGCTGGGCAAGCCCGTCATCGGCAGCAATCAAGCCAGCATGTGGCACTGCCTGCGGCTGGCGGGGATCGGCGACCGGATGGACGGCTACGGCCGGCTGTTCCGGGAACATTGA
- a CDS encoding sensor domain-containing diguanylate cyclase gives MLALASGIIAFANTLYAAYLVQREQLIATTLEANRAYAVKLAEVTDLYIESIQRQLVLSAERAPGLVGSKSALEDELARLVHQTDGAMTAAITDRNGTVLATVPENPGFEGKTLVRQQPITGPQRLAGQISTPYVGMAGHLILAFSEPYLDAKGAYAGAIITALPLRQGNEFDKLVGDHFYRDGSYLYVIDGDGNIIYHKDKERIGTSERSNAAVEAVLRGETGAMPVVNTRGTHLLAGYAALKHGGWGVVAQRPLDETLRPLQSLTSRIVLYALPVGLIMLLVIYLLGRWISRPLEELAQVIERDQPGASAGDLGKIKSWYYEAARLRNAVTMSQNSQTRRIDKLSSDTITDPMTGLINRRGLALQVTALQRAQQPFAALALDLDHFKLVNDTFGHAAGDQVLIALAGILRTCIRAEDAPCRVGGEEFLILMPDASRDTAGKVAERIRAATASQVMPQGVGQVTVSIGIALWPSDDPDIDKVLAKADQALYRAKHSGRDRVEAWSAVEASPEDTRN, from the coding sequence GTGCTGGCGCTCGCCAGCGGAATCATTGCCTTCGCCAACACGCTGTACGCGGCCTACCTGGTCCAGCGCGAACAGCTCATCGCCACTACCCTGGAGGCCAACCGGGCCTACGCGGTCAAGCTGGCCGAGGTCACCGACCTATACATCGAATCCATACAGCGGCAGCTGGTCCTCTCCGCCGAACGCGCGCCTGGCCTGGTTGGATCCAAATCCGCCCTGGAGGACGAACTCGCGCGCCTCGTCCACCAGACAGACGGGGCCATGACTGCCGCCATTACCGACAGGAACGGCACCGTCCTGGCCACCGTTCCAGAAAATCCGGGCTTTGAAGGCAAGACGCTGGTTCGGCAGCAACCGATCACTGGCCCACAAAGATTGGCGGGACAGATATCGACGCCCTATGTGGGCATGGCGGGTCATCTGATTTTGGCTTTTTCAGAGCCCTACCTGGATGCCAAGGGCGCTTATGCCGGCGCCATCATCACCGCCCTGCCCCTGCGGCAAGGAAATGAATTCGACAAGCTGGTGGGCGATCATTTCTACCGCGACGGCTCCTACCTGTATGTCATCGATGGCGACGGGAACATCATCTATCACAAGGACAAGGAACGCATCGGCACCAGCGAAAGGAGCAACGCGGCGGTCGAGGCGGTGCTGCGGGGCGAGACCGGGGCGATGCCCGTGGTCAACACCCGCGGCACGCACCTGCTGGCCGGATACGCCGCGCTCAAGCATGGCGGCTGGGGCGTGGTGGCGCAACGCCCGCTGGACGAAACGCTGCGCCCGCTGCAGAGCCTGACCAGCAGGATCGTGCTCTACGCCCTGCCGGTGGGGCTGATCATGCTCCTGGTCATCTACCTGTTGGGCCGCTGGATCTCCAGGCCCCTGGAAGAACTGGCGCAGGTCATCGAACGGGACCAGCCCGGCGCCTCGGCTGGCGACCTCGGCAAGATCAAGAGCTGGTACTACGAGGCGGCACGGCTCAGAAACGCGGTAACCATGAGCCAGAATTCGCAGACCAGGCGCATCGACAAGCTGAGTTCCGACACCATCACCGACCCGATGACCGGCCTCATCAATCGAAGGGGCCTGGCGCTGCAAGTCACCGCGCTACAGCGGGCTCAACAGCCTTTCGCCGCGCTCGCGCTGGACCTGGACCACTTCAAACTTGTGAACGACACCTTCGGGCACGCGGCCGGCGATCAGGTGCTGATCGCGCTGGCCGGCATCCTCAGGACCTGCATCCGGGCGGAGGACGCGCCGTGCCGCGTCGGCGGCGAAGAGTTCCTGATCCTGATGCCGGACGCCTCGCGCGACACCGCGGGGAAGGTGGCCGAACGCATCCGGGCGGCGACGGCAAGCCAGGTCATGCCGCAAGGAGTGGGACAAGTCACGGTCTCCATCGGCATCGCGCTATGGCCGTCCGATGATCCCGACATCGACAAAGTCCTAGCCAAGGCCGATCAGGCTTTGTACCGAGCGAAGCATTCGGGGCGCGATCGGGTGGAAGCATGGTCGGCCGTGGAAGCCAGTCCCGAAGATACGCGGAATTAA
- a CDS encoding Bug family tripartite tricarboxylate transporter substrate binding protein, protein MKTAMPGGTSFITRLKYLALAGLFMAASGHAQQQPAKLVVGLPAGGSFDTIARIVAEKLPSHLERPVVVENRPGAQTRIAIQAVKSAAPDGNNLLVAPGVAIFLYPHLFRQLSYDPFTDLKPVTQLVSWDIVLAVAADSPITSFQEFQTWTRQNPGKTFYGTSGTGSLQHFLGVSLAKRLDTPLEHIAFKGGKDAVTALLGGHINAIVMDAGEVVPLAQAGKLRVLATFSAQREPALPQTPTMRELGLGELETSGWAGLYAPAGTPEPVIHKLNTAVNEILALPDVARRVAELGMRPAGGTPEAVDALAREQLDQWRDTVAQSGFVID, encoded by the coding sequence ATGAAGACAGCCATGCCTGGTGGGACCTCCTTTATCACCCGACTCAAGTACCTGGCGCTGGCCGGCCTGTTCATGGCGGCTTCAGGCCATGCGCAGCAGCAGCCCGCCAAGCTCGTTGTCGGCCTGCCCGCCGGCGGATCGTTCGACACCATCGCCAGGATCGTGGCGGAGAAGCTTCCCAGCCATCTGGAGCGGCCAGTGGTGGTGGAGAACCGCCCCGGCGCGCAGACGCGCATCGCCATCCAGGCGGTAAAGAGCGCGGCGCCCGATGGCAACAATCTGCTGGTCGCGCCGGGCGTGGCCATCTTCCTCTACCCGCACCTGTTCCGCCAGCTCAGCTACGACCCCTTCACCGACCTCAAGCCTGTCACACAGCTGGTGAGCTGGGACATCGTGCTCGCCGTCGCGGCGGACAGTCCCATCACCTCGTTCCAGGAATTCCAAACCTGGACCAGACAGAATCCGGGCAAGACGTTCTACGGCACATCCGGCACCGGCAGCCTGCAGCATTTCCTGGGCGTATCGCTGGCCAAGCGTCTGGACACGCCGCTTGAGCACATCGCCTTCAAGGGCGGCAAGGACGCCGTCACAGCGCTGCTGGGCGGCCATATCAATGCCATTGTGATGGACGCGGGCGAAGTGGTCCCGTTGGCACAGGCGGGCAAGCTGCGCGTCCTGGCGACTTTCAGCGCGCAGCGCGAACCGGCGCTGCCGCAAACCCCGACCATGCGCGAGCTGGGGCTGGGCGAGCTGGAGACCTCGGGCTGGGCGGGGCTGTATGCGCCGGCCGGCACGCCGGAGCCGGTCATCCACAAACTGAACACGGCCGTGAACGAAATCCTCGCCCTGCCCGACGTGGCCAGGCGCGTCGCCGAACTGGGCATGCGGCCGGCCGGCGGCACGCCGGAAGCGGTCGATGCGCTGGCGCGCGAACAACTCGATCAATGGCGCGATACGGTGGCTCAGTCAGGCTTCGTGATCGACTGA